From Streptomyces sp. NBC_00775, one genomic window encodes:
- a CDS encoding GTP cyclohydrolase II, with translation MRDFPTATVRTRVTVPLRFGDGYSVDADLVTFHGLADEKEHLAVVLGKPAANPLVRLHSECLTGDVFGSARCDCGPQLREAVEQIAERGGVLLYLRQEGRGIGLYNKLDAYALQDQGLDTYAANAALGLPEDGRDYTAAAQMLQALGIDSLDLLSNNPDKADQLRDLGITVSHRVPTGVFTTAHNVRYLRAKVLQTQHTLPLPELTAG, from the coding sequence ATGCGCGATTTCCCCACCGCCACGGTGCGCACCCGCGTCACTGTGCCCCTGCGTTTCGGCGACGGCTACTCGGTCGACGCGGACCTCGTCACCTTCCACGGCCTGGCCGACGAGAAGGAACACCTCGCCGTCGTCCTCGGCAAGCCCGCCGCGAACCCGCTGGTGCGACTGCACTCCGAGTGCCTGACCGGCGATGTCTTCGGCTCGGCCCGCTGCGACTGCGGCCCGCAGCTGCGCGAGGCGGTGGAGCAGATCGCGGAGCGGGGCGGCGTACTGCTGTACCTCCGCCAGGAGGGCCGCGGCATCGGCCTCTACAACAAGCTCGACGCGTACGCCCTCCAGGACCAGGGCCTCGACACCTACGCCGCCAACGCCGCCCTCGGCCTGCCCGAGGACGGCCGCGACTACACGGCCGCCGCGCAGATGCTCCAGGCCCTCGGCATCGACTCCCTGGACCTGCTCTCCAACAACCCCGACAAGGCCGACCAGCTGCGCGACCTCGGCATCACGGTCTCCCACCGCGTCCCGACGGGCGTCTTCACCACGGCCCACAACGTCCGCTACCTGCGCGCCAAGGTCCTCCAGACCCAGCACACCCTGCCCCTGCCGGAGCTCACGGCGGGCTGA
- a CDS encoding MarR family winged helix-turn-helix transcriptional regulator: protein MTTRWLSPAEQRAWRSFIAASSLLEDTIDRQLQAETGMPHLYYSILAMLSEAPDRRLRMTDLAETLKITRSRLTYGVTRLANDGLVRREGCPSDKRGQVAVLTDEGMAVLERAAPGHVEQVRAALFDHLTPEQVGQLEEISASITRGIQGENPGACGEDLPWRRRSS from the coding sequence ATGACGACCCGCTGGCTCTCGCCCGCCGAACAACGCGCCTGGCGCTCGTTCATCGCCGCCTCCTCGCTCCTGGAGGACACGATCGACCGGCAGCTCCAGGCGGAGACCGGCATGCCGCACCTTTACTACTCCATCCTGGCCATGCTCTCCGAGGCACCGGACCGGCGGCTGCGGATGACCGACCTCGCCGAGACCCTGAAGATCACCCGCAGCCGGCTGACGTACGGCGTGACCCGGCTGGCGAACGACGGCCTGGTACGCCGGGAGGGCTGCCCCAGCGACAAGCGCGGCCAGGTCGCGGTGCTCACGGACGAGGGCATGGCCGTCCTGGAGCGGGCGGCGCCCGGCCATGTGGAGCAGGTCCGGGCGGCGCTCTTCGACCATCTGACCCCGGAGCAGGTCGGACAGCTGGAGGAGATCTCCGCGAGCATCACGCGGGGCATCCAGGGCGAGAATCCCGGGGCCTGCGGGGAAGATCTGCCGTGGCGGCGACGTTCCTCCTGA
- a CDS encoding dihydrofolate reductase family protein, whose protein sequence is MPHPYVLLSAAVSLDGFLDDTGPERLLLSGAADFDRVDEVRASSDAILVGAGTLRSDNPRLLVNSAERRAARIASGRPEYPLKVTVSGSGDLDPAAQFWHTGGEKVVYTTDEGAGKASGLLHGLGVEVVSTGPELDWRVLLEHLHDVRGVRRLMVEGGGRVHTQLMREGLADELQLAVAPLFVGDVDAPRLFGPGAYPPGRMRLVETRPVGDVVLIRYVPTAPGVGGLASAADRQWLGLACELAELCPPSETAFSVGAVVVAADGTELARGHSREGDDSVVHAEEAALAKIDPADPRLGSATVYSSLEPCARRASRPAPCARLILDAGVRRVVTAWREPDTFVAGADGNALLAAEGADVVVLPEYEQRATAPNRHLLG, encoded by the coding sequence ATGCCCCACCCCTACGTCCTGTTGTCCGCCGCCGTCTCCCTCGACGGCTTCCTGGACGACACCGGCCCCGAGCGGCTGCTGCTCTCGGGCGCCGCCGACTTCGACCGGGTCGACGAGGTACGGGCGTCCAGCGACGCGATCCTGGTCGGCGCGGGCACGCTCCGCTCGGACAATCCGCGGCTGCTGGTCAACTCGGCCGAGCGGCGCGCGGCGCGGATCGCCTCCGGGCGGCCCGAGTACCCGCTGAAGGTCACCGTCAGCGGGTCCGGCGACCTCGACCCGGCGGCGCAGTTCTGGCACACGGGCGGCGAGAAGGTCGTCTATACGACGGACGAGGGCGCGGGGAAGGCCTCCGGTCTCCTGCACGGCCTCGGCGTCGAGGTGGTGTCGACCGGGCCCGAGCTCGACTGGCGCGTCCTCCTCGAACACCTTCATGACGTACGAGGTGTACGGCGCCTCATGGTCGAAGGGGGCGGGCGGGTGCACACCCAGCTGATGCGGGAGGGGCTCGCCGACGAGCTGCAGCTCGCCGTCGCACCGCTGTTCGTGGGGGACGTGGACGCGCCGCGGCTGTTCGGGCCCGGGGCGTATCCCCCCGGGCGGATGCGGCTGGTGGAAACACGGCCCGTCGGGGACGTCGTCCTCATCCGGTACGTTCCCACGGCGCCCGGTGTCGGGGGGCTCGCCTCCGCCGCGGACCGGCAGTGGCTGGGGCTCGCGTGTGAGCTGGCGGAGTTGTGTCCGCCCTCGGAGACCGCGTTCAGTGTGGGGGCGGTGGTCGTGGCCGCGGACGGGACCGAGCTGGCCCGGGGCCACTCCCGTGAGGGTGACGATTCCGTGGTCCACGCCGAGGAGGCGGCGCTCGCCAAGATCGACCCCGCCGACCCGCGTCTCGGCTCCGCCACGGTGTACAGCAGCCTGGAGCCCTGCGCCCGCCGCGCTTCCCGGCCCGCGCCGTGCGCCCGCCTGATTCTCGACGCGGGGGTACGGCGGGTTGTCACCGCCTGGCGCGAGCCCGACACGTTCGTTGCCGGCGCCGACGGTAACGCGCTGCTGGCGGCCGAGGGTGCCGACGTCGTCGTACTCCCGGAGTACGAGCAACGCGCGACCGCCCCCAACCGCCACCTCTTGGGCTAG
- a CDS encoding PP2C family protein-serine/threonine phosphatase has product MNPERVGQQADGQRTDSPVPVPVSDAVPGATPVPTDPSRRRISYARAFVRTLPALLIAVGAVYDYVTPSDFTAAPLFTAAPLVAAPLYSLLGTVLTGILTLAAVLAVHLKLDIVLNVDSVTEAATVATAAVLAVLINILVRRSDERLASVREIAESVQRAVLPEPEERIGGLEVAARYEAAQADAFIGGDLYAVQDSPHGVRLVVGDVRGKGMGAVAAVAVVIGAFREAAEQEATLEAVACRLERALAREGTRRDGLDVFEGFTTAVLAEIPHDADVVRIVNRGHPPPLLLHADGTLVALAAEDPALPLGMGELGTWPDRATAAVFPRGATLLLHTDGLSESRDKRGEFYDPAPRLVGRAFPGPDALLTALAEEVRRHTGGALTDDMALLAVRRPGEAAEGLS; this is encoded by the coding sequence ATGAACCCTGAACGAGTGGGGCAGCAAGCGGACGGCCAGCGGACCGACAGCCCCGTACCCGTACCCGTATCCGATGCCGTCCCGGGAGCCACCCCCGTCCCGACGGACCCGTCCCGCCGCAGGATCTCGTACGCACGGGCCTTCGTCCGGACACTCCCCGCACTGCTCATCGCCGTCGGAGCCGTCTACGACTACGTCACCCCGTCGGACTTCACCGCGGCCCCCCTCTTCACCGCCGCCCCCCTCGTGGCCGCGCCTCTGTACTCACTGCTGGGCACCGTCCTCACCGGCATCCTCACCCTCGCCGCCGTCCTCGCGGTCCACCTCAAGCTCGACATCGTCCTGAACGTCGACTCGGTCACCGAAGCGGCCACCGTGGCCACGGCCGCCGTCCTGGCCGTGCTCATCAACATCCTCGTCCGCCGCAGCGACGAACGGCTCGCCTCGGTCCGGGAGATCGCCGAGTCCGTGCAGCGCGCGGTGCTGCCGGAGCCCGAGGAGCGGATCGGCGGCCTGGAGGTCGCGGCGCGGTACGAGGCGGCGCAGGCGGACGCGTTCATCGGCGGCGACCTGTACGCGGTGCAGGACTCCCCGCACGGCGTACGGCTGGTGGTGGGCGACGTACGCGGGAAGGGGATGGGCGCGGTGGCCGCCGTAGCGGTGGTGATCGGGGCGTTCCGGGAGGCGGCCGAGCAGGAGGCGACGCTGGAGGCGGTCGCCTGCCGTCTTGAGCGGGCGCTGGCCCGCGAGGGGACCCGGCGGGACGGCCTGGACGTCTTCGAGGGGTTCACGACGGCCGTACTCGCGGAGATCCCGCACGACGCGGACGTCGTACGGATCGTCAACCGCGGCCATCCCCCGCCGCTGCTCCTGCACGCGGACGGCACGCTCGTCGCGCTCGCCGCCGAGGATCCCGCGCTGCCGCTCGGCATGGGCGAGTTGGGCACCTGGCCCGACCGGGCGACGGCGGCCGTATTCCCGAGGGGAGCCACGCTGCTCCTCCACACCGATGGCCTGTCCGAGTCCCGCGACAAGCGCGGGGAGTTCTACGATCCCGCCCCGCGTCTCGTCGGCCGCGCCTTCCCCGGGCCCGACGCCCTGCTGACCGCCCTCGCCGAGGAGGTCCGCCGGCACACGGGCGGCGCCCTGACGGACGACATGGCGCTGCTCGCCGTACGGCGTCCGGGGGAGGCGGCCGAGGGGCTTTCTTGA
- a CDS encoding M23 family metallopeptidase, whose translation MASNRPAQPTSFAPNDTQPFGYAYGNDEGPWEEWNPTEDSVRPVRGRHRVSKQRGGGLARSSTVLGVGVIAAVGAGGMATAAPGKPPVSISLPDLSSVTDSAKALISDGDSATPKGSSTPLTSAGLTSADTAQGSTDAGEALRARIIQQAESQQDQVDSAAQQAAEAAAAKQAVALAAKQQDDAEAKAAAAKKKADEEAKQAAEAKRLAELAKSYSLPTSSYTLTGRFGDAGSMWSSGYHTGLDFAAPTGTLIKAIHSGTVTEAGWAGAYGYRTILTLDDGTELWFCHQSSISVSVGQKVATGDVIGRVGATGNVTGPHLHLEVHLNGAATAVDPMAWLRSKGLNP comes from the coding sequence GTGGCGTCCAACCGGCCTGCCCAGCCAACCTCGTTCGCGCCGAACGACACACAGCCCTTCGGCTACGCCTACGGCAACGACGAGGGGCCTTGGGAGGAGTGGAACCCCACTGAGGATTCCGTCCGTCCCGTTCGCGGCCGGCACCGCGTCAGCAAGCAGCGCGGTGGGGGACTCGCCCGCAGCTCCACGGTTCTCGGCGTCGGCGTCATAGCCGCCGTGGGCGCGGGTGGCATGGCCACCGCGGCGCCCGGCAAGCCGCCGGTGTCGATCTCGCTGCCCGACCTGTCGTCGGTCACCGACTCGGCCAAGGCCCTGATATCCGACGGCGATTCCGCTACGCCCAAGGGCTCTTCCACCCCGCTCACCAGCGCCGGCCTGACCAGCGCCGACACCGCGCAGGGCAGCACCGACGCGGGTGAGGCGCTGCGCGCCCGCATCATCCAGCAGGCCGAGTCGCAGCAGGACCAGGTCGACAGCGCGGCCCAGCAGGCCGCCGAGGCCGCCGCCGCGAAGCAGGCCGTCGCGCTCGCCGCCAAGCAGCAGGACGACGCCGAGGCCAAGGCCGCCGCCGCCAAGAAGAAGGCGGACGAGGAAGCCAAGCAGGCCGCCGAGGCCAAGCGTCTCGCCGAGCTCGCCAAGAGCTACTCGCTGCCCACCTCCTCGTACACGCTGACCGGGCGCTTCGGCGACGCCGGCTCCATGTGGTCCTCCGGCTACCACACCGGCCTCGACTTCGCCGCGCCCACCGGCACGCTGATCAAGGCGATCCACAGCGGCACCGTCACCGAGGCGGGCTGGGCGGGCGCGTACGGCTACCGCACGATCCTCACCCTCGACGACGGTACGGAGCTGTGGTTCTGCCACCAGTCGTCGATCAGCGTCAGCGTGGGGCAGAAGGTCGCCACGGGTGACGTCATCGGGCGCGTGGGCGCGACGGGCAATGTCACCGGGCCGCACCTGCACCTGGAGGTCCACCTCAACGGCGCCGCCACCGCGGTCGACCCGATGGCGTGGCTGCGCAGCAAGGGCCTCAACCCCTGA
- a CDS encoding aldo/keto reductase: MTSLRKLGSSDLEVFPLSLGGNVFGWTADEAQSFAVLDAYAAAGGNFVDTADSYSSWAEGNKGGESETIIGKWLKARGNRSDVVVATKVSQHPEFPGLSGANIKAAAEASLRRLDTDHIDLYYTHFDQPEVPVEEIIGALDELVKAGKVRHIAASNISPERLQESVEFSDREGLARYVALQPHYNLVSRDTYEGPLQEVASRTGLAAVPYFALASGFLTGKYRPGATVDSPRSAGAGRHLDSERGVRVLTALDEVAQAHEVPVATVALAWLAAQPTVAAPIASARTVEQLPALLGVADLVLTDGDLGKLTEASA; this comes from the coding sequence ATGACTTCTCTCCGCAAGCTTGGCTCGTCCGACCTCGAGGTCTTCCCGCTCTCTCTCGGCGGCAACGTCTTCGGCTGGACCGCCGACGAGGCGCAGTCCTTCGCCGTGCTCGACGCGTACGCGGCCGCCGGCGGCAACTTCGTGGACACCGCCGACTCGTACTCGTCGTGGGCCGAGGGCAACAAGGGCGGCGAGTCCGAGACCATCATCGGCAAGTGGCTCAAGGCGCGCGGGAACCGCTCCGACGTCGTGGTCGCCACCAAGGTCAGCCAGCACCCCGAGTTCCCGGGGCTGTCCGGCGCCAACATCAAGGCCGCGGCCGAGGCGTCCCTGCGCCGCCTGGACACCGACCACATCGACCTCTACTACACGCACTTCGACCAGCCGGAGGTGCCGGTCGAGGAGATCATCGGTGCGCTCGACGAACTCGTGAAGGCCGGCAAGGTGCGCCACATCGCCGCCTCCAACATCTCGCCCGAGCGGCTCCAGGAGTCCGTGGAGTTCTCCGACCGCGAGGGCCTCGCGCGGTACGTCGCCCTCCAGCCGCACTACAACCTCGTCTCGCGCGACACCTACGAGGGCCCGCTCCAGGAGGTCGCCTCCCGCACCGGCCTCGCCGCCGTCCCGTACTTCGCGCTCGCCTCCGGCTTCCTCACCGGCAAGTACCGCCCGGGCGCGACGGTCGACTCGCCTCGCTCCGCGGGCGCGGGCCGTCACCTCGACTCCGAGCGTGGTGTCCGGGTCCTGACAGCCCTCGACGAGGTCGCCCAGGCCCACGAGGTCCCGGTGGCCACGGTCGCCCTGGCGTGGCTGGCCGCTCAGCCGACGGTCGCGGCGCCGATCGCTTCGGCTCGGACGGTGGAGCAGCTGCCGGCGCTGCTGGGGGTGGCGGACCTGGTCCTGACGGACGGCGACCTCGGGAAGCTGACGGAGGCCTCGGCGTAA
- a CDS encoding PrsW family intramembrane metalloprotease, whose product MATCPPYSTHPSGPAGGALRHARWWQRKPVRYGALIALLAISGLVILALVREQTGTEGFLVGLGLAVFPVPLLVAAFRWLDRVEPGPWRNLLFAFAWGACAAALIAIVANSFATRWIATATADPSSADTLGATVIAPIVEESAKAAAVLLVFLFRRRDFTGIVDGVVIAGVTATGFAFTENILYLGTAFGTDQLSGERGLASVTAATFFVRVVMSPFAHPLFTVLTGIGFGIAAMSAERRHLRRVLLPLGGLLLAMGMHSAWNSSSSFGEYGFFAVYAAFMVPAFGLLTWLAIWSRQRELRTVRAELPAYALAGWLTAPEPYVLGSMRARRLAREWAGHHFGKAAGRSVAEYEAYATSLAFLRHRGRRGRAGADFVVRERELLDELWRRRDIARPALAYAARATAPVVPVPPPWPVHGYAYTYGQPYTQPYGPATPYPAYNPYRS is encoded by the coding sequence GTGGCCACCTGTCCCCCGTACTCGACGCACCCCAGCGGTCCCGCCGGCGGTGCGCTGCGGCACGCGCGCTGGTGGCAGCGGAAGCCGGTGCGCTACGGCGCGCTGATAGCGCTGCTCGCGATATCGGGGCTCGTGATCCTGGCCCTCGTCCGCGAACAGACCGGCACCGAGGGCTTTCTGGTGGGCCTCGGCCTCGCCGTGTTCCCCGTGCCGCTGCTCGTCGCCGCCTTCCGGTGGCTGGACCGGGTCGAGCCCGGGCCCTGGCGGAACCTGCTCTTCGCCTTCGCCTGGGGCGCCTGCGCGGCCGCGCTGATAGCGATCGTCGCCAACAGCTTCGCGACCAGATGGATAGCGACGGCGACCGCCGACCCGTCCAGCGCCGACACCCTCGGCGCGACCGTCATAGCGCCGATCGTCGAGGAGTCCGCGAAGGCCGCCGCCGTGCTGCTGGTCTTCCTCTTCCGCAGACGGGACTTCACCGGCATCGTCGACGGTGTCGTCATAGCCGGGGTCACCGCCACCGGCTTCGCGTTCACCGAGAACATCCTCTACCTCGGCACCGCCTTCGGCACCGACCAGCTCAGCGGCGAGCGCGGGCTCGCGTCCGTGACCGCCGCGACCTTCTTCGTCCGCGTGGTGATGTCGCCCTTCGCGCACCCGCTGTTCACCGTGCTGACCGGCATCGGCTTCGGCATCGCGGCCATGTCCGCCGAACGCCGGCATCTGCGCCGCGTACTGCTGCCGCTGGGCGGGCTGCTGCTCGCCATGGGCATGCACTCCGCCTGGAACAGCTCGTCGAGCTTCGGGGAGTACGGGTTCTTCGCGGTGTACGCCGCGTTCATGGTGCCCGCGTTCGGGCTGCTGACCTGGCTGGCCATCTGGTCACGGCAGCGGGAGCTGCGCACCGTGCGCGCGGAACTGCCCGCGTATGCCCTCGCCGGGTGGCTGACCGCGCCGGAGCCGTACGTACTGGGGTCGATGCGGGCGCGGCGGCTCGCCCGTGAGTGGGCGGGACATCACTTCGGGAAGGCCGCGGGGCGCTCGGTCGCGGAGTACGAGGCGTACGCGACCTCGTTGGCGTTTCTCCGTCATCGGGGGCGCCGGGGGCGTGCGGGGGCCGACTTCGTCGTACGGGAGCGCGAGTTGCTGGACGAGCTGTGGCGCCGCCGGGACATCGCCCGGCCGGCCCTGGCGTACGCGGCCCGGGCGACGGCTCCGGTGGTCCCGGTGCCCCCGCCGTGGCCCGTACACGGCTACGCGTACACCTACGGCCAGCCCTACACCCAGCCCTACGGACCTGCGACCCCGTATCCCGCGTACAACCCCTACCGCTCGTAG
- the trmB gene encoding tRNA (guanosine(46)-N7)-methyltransferase TrmB: MSDSLNSPEEPAPATTEGSPHHARAKGEPRFPDGPKADPAGSHFDRRIRSFQPRRSRVTAGQADALQRLWPKWGLDIDGQRTIDLAELFGSDLPVVLEIGFGMGEATAQMAAEDPETGILAVDVHTPGQGNLLNLADRNGLSNIRVGNGDAIILLTKMLPPESLNGLRVYFPDPWPKKRHHKRRLIQPEFLSLVATRLRPGALVHCATDWEPYAEQMLEVLSAHPDFENTQPDGGYAPRPEFRPLTRFEGQGLDKGHVVNDLLFRRVQHLVHHQDQQSSGV; encoded by the coding sequence GTGTCTGACTCCCTTAACTCCCCCGAAGAGCCCGCACCGGCCACCACCGAAGGCTCCCCGCACCACGCCCGCGCCAAGGGCGAGCCCCGTTTCCCGGACGGGCCGAAGGCCGACCCCGCGGGGTCGCACTTCGATCGGCGGATCCGGAGTTTCCAGCCGCGGCGGAGCCGGGTGACGGCCGGGCAGGCGGATGCGTTGCAGCGGCTGTGGCCCAAGTGGGGTCTGGACATCGACGGGCAGCGGACGATCGATCTCGCGGAACTGTTCGGGTCCGACCTCCCCGTCGTGCTGGAGATCGGCTTCGGCATGGGCGAGGCCACCGCGCAGATGGCGGCCGAGGACCCGGAGACCGGAATCCTCGCGGTGGACGTGCACACCCCGGGGCAGGGCAACCTGCTGAATCTCGCCGACCGGAACGGACTGTCCAACATCCGGGTCGGCAACGGCGACGCGATCATCCTGCTCACGAAGATGCTCCCGCCGGAGTCCCTGAACGGTCTGCGCGTGTACTTCCCCGACCCCTGGCCCAAGAAGCGGCACCACAAGCGGCGGCTGATCCAGCCGGAGTTCCTCAGCCTCGTCGCGACCCGCCTCAGACCGGGCGCCCTCGTGCACTGCGCGACCGACTGGGAGCCGTACGCCGAACAGATGCTCGAAGTGCTGAGTGCGCACCCGGACTTCGAGAACACCCAGCCCGACGGCGGTTACGCGCCACGTCCCGAGTTCCGGCCGCTGACCCGTTTCGAGGGCCAGGGACTGGACAAGGGTCATGTGGTGAACGACCTCCTGTTCCGGCGCGTACAGCACCTCGTACACCACCAGGACCAGCAGTCCAGCGGCGTCTGA
- the lhgO gene encoding L-2-hydroxyglutarate oxidase, with the protein MHYRSREVVQVRPGIAYDCDVLVIGGGIVGLSTAYAITRAAPGTRVTVLEKERGPARHQTGRNSGVIHSGIYYRPDSLKARYAVRGAAEMVKFCAEYGIAHAVTGKLIVATDKAELPRLHGLVQRGRENGIPVRELGPAQIAEYEPEVRGLAAIHVGTTGICDYVAVARQLAESSGAEIRYGTAVVRVDQRPGVGAAVRTADGAVVRARVLVNCAGLHCDEIARLAGDDPGMRIVPFRGEYYTLARPELVHGLVYPVPDPAFPFLGVHLTRGIDGHVHIGPNAVPALAREGYGWGVVRPRELGATLAWPGSWRIARRHWRYGAGELRRSLSKPAFTDAVRRLLPAVTPDDLVPAPAGVRAQAVLRDGTLVDDFLIREGPRTVHVLNAPSPAATASLPIGREVARRALATLAAA; encoded by the coding sequence GTGCACTATCGAAGCCGGGAGGTGGTGCAGGTGCGGCCGGGGATCGCTTACGACTGTGACGTGCTGGTGATCGGTGGCGGGATCGTCGGTCTGTCGACGGCGTATGCCATCACGCGCGCGGCGCCGGGCACCCGGGTCACGGTGCTGGAGAAGGAGCGGGGGCCCGCCCGGCACCAGACGGGGCGCAACAGCGGGGTGATCCACAGCGGGATCTACTACCGCCCGGACTCCCTGAAGGCGCGGTACGCGGTGCGGGGCGCCGCCGAGATGGTCAAGTTCTGCGCGGAGTACGGCATCGCGCACGCCGTCACCGGCAAGCTGATCGTCGCCACGGACAAGGCGGAGCTGCCCCGGCTGCACGGCCTGGTCCAGCGCGGCCGGGAGAACGGCATTCCGGTACGGGAACTGGGCCCGGCCCAGATAGCGGAGTACGAGCCGGAGGTACGCGGGCTCGCCGCCATCCACGTCGGCACCACGGGGATCTGCGACTACGTCGCGGTGGCCCGGCAGCTCGCCGAGTCCTCCGGGGCCGAGATCCGGTACGGGACGGCTGTCGTCCGCGTCGACCAGCGCCCCGGCGTCGGCGCCGCCGTCCGTACGGCCGACGGGGCGGTCGTCCGCGCGCGCGTGCTGGTCAATTGCGCGGGGCTGCACTGCGACGAGATCGCCCGGCTCGCCGGGGACGACCCCGGCATGCGGATCGTGCCCTTCCGCGGCGAGTACTACACGCTGGCGCGGCCCGAGCTGGTGCACGGACTGGTCTATCCCGTGCCCGACCCGGCCTTCCCCTTCCTCGGAGTGCACCTCACCCGGGGCATCGACGGACACGTCCACATCGGGCCGAACGCGGTGCCCGCGCTCGCCCGGGAGGGGTACGGGTGGGGTGTCGTCCGGCCCCGGGAGCTGGGCGCGACCCTGGCCTGGCCCGGTTCCTGGCGGATAGCCCGGCGGCACTGGCGGTACGGGGCCGGGGAGCTGCGGCGTTCACTGTCGAAGCCGGCATTCACCGATGCGGTGCGGCGGTTGCTGCCCGCGGTGACTCCGGACGACCTTGTCCCCGCCCCTGCCGGGGTGCGGGCCCAGGCCGTCCTGCGCGACGGGACCCTGGTGGACGACTTCCTGATCCGGGAGGGCCCCCGGACCGTGCACGTACTGAACGCTCCCTCCCCTGCGGCTACGGCTTCGCTGCCGATCGGGAGAGAGGTCGCACGGAGGGCACTGGCTACGTTGGCGGCGGCGTGA
- a CDS encoding MFS transporter → MSREQRGPNEKLGAVLALAGISNAGLARRVNDLGAQRGLTLRYDKTSVARWVSKGMVPQGAAPHLIAAAIGQKLGRPVPLHEIGLADADPAPEVGLAFPRDVGQAVRSATDLYRLDLAGRRAGGGGIWQSLAGSFAVSAYATPASRWLITPADSSVAREVSPGEGSGAPLKVGHSDVQKLREAAEDARRWDSKYGGGDWRSSMVPECLRVEAAPLLLGSYSDEVGRALFGASAELTRLAGWMAFDTGQQEAAQRYYIQALRLARAAADVPLGGYVLASMSLQATYRGFGDEGVDLAQAALERNRGLATARTMSFYRLVEARAHARAGDAQAAGAALKAAEGWLERARDGDNDPSWLGFYSYDRFAADAAECYRDLKAPRQVRRFTEQALSKPTEEFVRSHGLRLVVSAVAELESGNLDAACAQGVRAVEVAGRISSARTTEYVKDLLHRLEPYGDEPRVAELRERARPLLMAPA, encoded by the coding sequence ATGTCCAGGGAGCAACGCGGGCCGAACGAAAAACTCGGCGCCGTTCTCGCCCTCGCGGGAATCAGCAACGCAGGACTCGCACGACGCGTCAACGACCTTGGCGCTCAACGCGGGTTGACTCTTCGCTACGACAAGACGTCGGTGGCGCGCTGGGTGTCGAAGGGAATGGTGCCGCAAGGTGCGGCGCCGCACCTCATCGCGGCCGCCATCGGCCAGAAGCTCGGCCGCCCGGTGCCGCTCCACGAGATCGGCCTGGCGGACGCGGATCCCGCACCCGAGGTGGGCCTCGCCTTCCCCCGTGACGTCGGACAGGCGGTGCGGTCGGCGACAGACCTGTACCGCCTCGACCTGGCCGGGCGCCGGGCCGGCGGCGGCGGCATCTGGCAGTCGCTCGCCGGGTCATTCGCAGTGAGCGCATACGCAACTCCCGCTTCACGGTGGCTGATAACCCCGGCCGACAGCTCGGTGGCGCGCGAGGTGAGCCCCGGTGAGGGCTCCGGAGCACCGCTGAAAGTCGGCCACAGCGATGTACAGAAGCTCCGCGAGGCAGCCGAGGACGCCAGGCGCTGGGACTCCAAGTACGGAGGCGGCGACTGGCGTTCATCCATGGTGCCCGAGTGCCTGAGGGTGGAGGCGGCGCCCCTGCTGCTCGGCTCCTACTCGGACGAGGTGGGCAGAGCCCTCTTCGGAGCCAGTGCCGAGCTCACCCGCCTCGCCGGGTGGATGGCGTTCGACACCGGCCAGCAGGAGGCCGCCCAGCGCTACTACATCCAGGCGCTGCGCCTCGCCCGAGCGGCCGCCGACGTGCCCCTGGGGGGCTACGTACTCGCGTCCATGTCCCTCCAGGCGACGTACCGGGGCTTCGGCGACGAGGGCGTCGACCTCGCCCAGGCCGCTCTGGAACGCAACCGAGGACTGGCGACAGCCCGCACCATGAGCTTCTACCGCCTGGTCGAGGCACGCGCGCACGCGCGCGCCGGTGACGCCCAGGCGGCCGGCGCCGCCCTGAAGGCCGCCGAGGGCTGGCTGGAGCGGGCCCGGGACGGCGACAACGACCCGTCCTGGCTCGGCTTCTACTCGTACGACCGTTTCGCCGCCGACGCGGCCGAGTGCTACCGCGACCTGAAGGCGCCACGCCAGGTGCGCCGCTTCACCGAGCAGGCGCTGTCGAAGCCGACGGAGGAGTTCGTACGCTCCCACGGGCTGCGACTCGTGGTGTCGGCGGTCGCCGAGCTGGAGTCGGGCAACCTCGACGCGGCGTGCGCGCAGGGCGTACGGGCGGTGGAGGTCGCGGGGCGCATCTCCTCCGCGCGCACCACCGAGTACGTGAAGGATCTCCTGCACCGGCTGGAGCCGTACGGCGACGAACCGCGCGTGGCCGAACTGCGGGAGCGCGCACGGCCGCTGCTCATGGCCCCCGCGTAG